The region CGAGCCCAATACCCGCGCCACCGTGCAGGAAATCTGGAACGGCCTGGAAGCGAGCAGCCAGAATAAATATCCGAGCCTGAAATTCGACGTCGGGGCGGTGAACGACCGCGCCTATATGTTGTTTTCCGCCGGGTTCTACTACAAGACCTTCATGTGGCCGAAGTCCTTCTGGGACAAGGTCTATGAGCCCTTCATCCGCGCCGCGGCCGGGCTCGGCGTTTCGCCGAAGGAAGAAGATCCGGACACCTATGCATCGCGCTACCTGCACACGGATGTGCTGGTCATCGGCGCCGGTCCGGCGGGGCTGGCGGCGGCGCTCAATGCCGCCCGAGCCGGACTGCGCGTCACGCTGGTCGATGAGAATTCGGAAGCCGGGGGCACGCTGCTCAGCGAACCGCAGGCCGAAATCGACGGTGTTGCCGCCTGGGACTGGATCTCCGGCGCGCTCGGCGAACTGGAAACGCTCGGCGTGCGCATCATGACCCGCACCACGGCGATCGGTTACTATCACCAGAACATGGTCGGGCTCTGTCAGAAGCTGACGGATTATCTTGAGACACCCGACAGCCAGATGCCGCGCGAGCGGCTGTGGCGGGTGCGGGCCGGCCAAGTGATCCTCGCTCAAGGCGCGCTGGAAAAGCCGCTGGTCTTTGACGGCAACGACCGGCCGGGTGTGATGCTGGCGGGCGCCGCCCAGACCTATCTGAACCGCTACGGTGTGCGGGTTGGGGACAGGGCCGTCGTGGCCACCTGCCATGACAGCGCCTGGTATGCGGCCTTCGACCTGGCCGATGCCGGCACCAAGATCGAAGCCATTGTCGACACGCGCGCCGAAGTACCAGCGGCATTGCACGCCGGTGCAGAGGCGCGCGGTATTCCGGTGCTCATGAGCCATACCGTCACCGGTACCAAGGGACGCCTGCGCGTCAGCTCGGTGCGGGTCAACCCGGTGCAGGCCGGCAAGGTGGGAGCGGACAGGACGCTTTCCTGCGACTGCCTGCTGATGTCGGGCGGCTGGACGCCCTCCCTGCATCTCTTCTCCCATACCAAGGGGTCGATCGCCTGGGACGAGGACATGCAGACATTCCTGCCCGACCGCAAGACCGAGGCCTGCCAGATCGCCGGTGCGGGCCGCGGCCTTTGGGGGATCGAGGCAGCCCTGAACGACGGCGCGGCCATGGGGGCCGAAGCTGCCCGCGAGCTGGGCAAGGCTTCCGGCGACGTGAGCTATGCGGTAGCACAGGACCGGCCAGGCTCGGGCGTCAGCCATACGGAGCTGCCGACCGACCGCAATCCGGGCGCTGCGCGTGCCTTCGTCGACTATCAGAACGACGTAACGGCCAAGGACCTGCGCCTGGCCGTGCGCGAGGGCATGCGTTCCATCGAGCATGTCAAGCGCTACACCACCAACGGCATGGCGACCGATCAGGGCAAGATGTCCAACATCAACGGCCTGAACATCGCCGCCAGCGCCCTGGGCAGGAAGCAGCCGGAAGTGGGGCTGACCACGTTCCGCCCGCCCTACACGCCGACCACCTTCGGTGCGTTTGCCGGGTATCACCGCGGCAGCCATTTCGCGATGACCCGCAAGACGCCGATCGACAGCTGGGCCGAAGAAAACGGCGCGGCATTCGAACCGGTCAGCCTCTGGCGGCGCGCCTGGTATTTCCCCAAGGCGGGCGAGGACATGCATGCCGCGGTTTCCCGCGAATGCCGCGCCACACGGAAGTCGGTCGGCATCTTCGACGCCTCCACACTCGGCAAGATCGAGATTGTCGGGCCGGATGCGGTGGAATTCATGAACCGCATGTACACCAACCCCTGGACCAAGCTTGCGCCGGGACGGGCCCGCTACGGGCTGCTCCTGGGCGACGACGGCTTCATCCGCGACGACGGCGTGATCGGGCGGCTTGCCGATGACAGGTTCCATGTGACGACGACGACCGGCGGTGCCGCGCGCGTTCTGAACATGATGGAGGACTACCTCCAGACCGAATGGCCCGACCTGAAGGTCTGGCTGACCTCGACCACTGAGCAATGGTCCACCATTGCGCTGAACGGCCCGAACGCGCGCAAGCTGCTCGCTCCGTTCGTGGAAGGGCTGGACATCTCGGACGAAGCCTTCCCGCACATGTCCGTTGCCGAATGCACCGTTGCGGGTTTCCCGGCGCGCCTGTTCCGGATCAGCTTCACCGGCGAACTCGGTTTCGAGGTCAATGTGCCGGCCCGCCACGGTCGCGCGCTCTGGGAAAAGCTCTGGGAAGCAGGCCGGCAATATGACATCTGCGCCTATGGCACGGAGACCATGCACGTGCTGCGGGCGGAGAAGGGCTACATCATCATCGGCCAGGACACCGACGGCACGGTAACGCCGCACGATGCCGGGATCAGCTGGGCGATCGGCAAGAACAAGCCGGATTTCGTCGGCAAGCGCGGGCTTGAGCGTTCCGACCTCAAGGCCGAGGGGCGCAAGCAGCTCGTCGGTCTCCTGACCGAGGACGGCAAGACCCGGCTGGAAGAGGGCGCGCAGATCGTTCTCGATCCCAACCAACCCAAGCCGATGAAGATGGTCGGCCACGTGACCTCGTCCTACCATAGCGATGCGGCCGGTCAGCCCATCGCCATGGCACTGGTCGAGGGCGGGCACGCCCGGATGGGCGAGACTGTTTTCATTCCCATGACCGACAGTGTGATCAAGGCTAAAGTCACCGGGACCGTGTTCTACGATCCCGACGGCGAACGGCTGAAACTGTGAGCGGAGACGATCAGATGACGGCTCATATCCACGCATTTACTCCGGGCCTGCTTGCCAGCAGCAGCGCCGTGACGGTGACGCTTCTGGCTCCGGTCGCCCGGTTGTCGCTGCGCGCTCGCGAGGCGGAGTTGCCGGCGCTTTCGACCGCACTCGGCATCGAGCTTCCAACCAGGGTCGGCGCGCGTGCCGCTTCCGGCACGACGGAGGTTCTGTGCCTCGGTCCCGACGAGTGGCAGATCCTTGCCGCCGAGGCGGATGCGCCCGGACTGATCGCCGCCTGCGCCGGTGTCTATGATCAGGCGCCGCACAGTCTCACCGAGATTACCGATCGCGAGATCTCGGTTCAGATCGAAGGGCCGAAGGCGGCGGATCTGCTGACGCTCGGCTGTCCGCGCGATATTGACCGGCTCTCTGAGGGTGAGGGTCGCAGAACGCTGCTCGACGGATCAACCGTGGTGCTGTGGCGGGACGGCGCAGACCGGTTCCGCGTCGACATATGGCGCTCGTTCGCGCCGCATGTGCTCTCGCTCCTGGAGACCGGCTGCGCGGAACTCGCGATGGACTGAGCCGCGCCGCGCAGACTCGCGGCCGATGAGCCCGGGTCTGAGTTCCACCATCCGATGGCCTTGCTGGCAGTCACCAGCAAGGCCTTTTTTGTGCGCGCTCCGCCGGCATCATCCGGATCCTCGGCCGAGGTCGAATCGCACATGCAATCGGAGCGCCGAACTCGTACCAGCGCACCCGATTGCTGCTTTCATATCCAATTTGCGAAAGTAGTATCCATCCGGCGTAGAATATTCGCGCAGATTTGGATGATTAAGAATTTGTTCAGGGTCGGCGTCTCAATCCTGACGTGCAAATGAATTCTTGGAATGAACTTCATTTTCGGGCGAATGAAGCAGATGATAGTTTCGAAAGCAAGAAAATATCTCATGCATCGCAAGCTTCCTCTCGGGAATGAGCAATTGTTCCAGCAAATGACAATCCCCAAGGGATCCACGGCGGCAACCTGCAACGCTGCGGCGCCGATGGCCGGGGCTTCTGACAAGCGGAGACAAGAATGGCACGTGAAGCATGCCTGACCGGCGTCGAGCAGTTTTTCGACGAGGACGAGATCATCGTTAGCAAGACGGATCTCAAGGGGCGCATGACCTACTGCAACGACGTTTTCCTGCGGATCGCTGGTTATGGCGAGCAGGAGTGTCTCGGCCAGCCGCACAGCATGATCCGTCATCCGCACATGCCGAGATGCATATTCCAGCTTCTTTGGGAGACCATCCAGGACGGGCGTGAAATCTTTGCCTATGTGATGAACCGCTGCAAGAACGGCGACCACTACTGGGTGATCGCGCATGTGACTCCCAGCCGTGACGGCGATGGCAACATCGTCGGCTATCACTCCAGCCGCCGCGTTCCCGACCGCGGGATACTGGAGGGGACGATCATGCCGCTTTACGAGCGGTTGCTGGCCGAGGAGCAGCGGCACGGAAACCGCAAGGATGGTCTCAGGGCGTCGATGGCAATGGTCAAGGACCTGCTGAGCGACAAGAACATGCAATATGACGAGTTTGTCGCCAGGCTCCAGGCAGCCTAGCAACTTGAAAAAGTGCGACTTTGAGCGGATTCCGGACCGTTTGCGAGGTGCCCGAGAAACGCACCGGTCGAACGACATATTGCGCGACACTTCTTCGAAACAGAAAAGAATATAGGTCCAATGTTTTCCAACGAGTACAAATCGGCCGTCCGCAAGGCCGTCAAAGTCTGCGAGGCTGTTGCGGACGGTGATTTTGAGGCGCGTATCGTCAACATCACCGAGAAGGGTGAAGCGGGCCGGTTGCTGCATGCGATCAACCGCCTGATCGATCGTTCCGATGCCTATATCCGCGAGTCGCGGGCGTCGCTCGAATATGTGGCGTCCAACAAGTATTTCCGCCGGATTGCGGTAAGAGGCATGACCGGCGCTTTCGGCGAGGCGAGCCGGACGGTCAATACGGCCATGGATACGATGGAACACCGGGTCGCGGAATTCTCCCGTGTGGTTCAGCTCTTCGAGGCCCAGATGAAAGAAGTCGTCGATCTCGGTCGCCTCAGCGGCAACGGAACTGGAGGCCTCGGCAACGACGCTGGAGAGCTCGACCTTGTCGGGCAAGGAGCAGGCCACATCGGTTGCCGCTGCTGCAGAACACGCGTCCGCGAATGTCGGCTCGGTTGCAGCGGCAACGGAGCAGATGACGAATTCGGTCGGAGAGATCAATCATCAGGTGAGCGAATCCTCACGCATCACCGCCGGTGCGGTTGCCGAAGTCGAGCAGATGACGCGGGACATCAGCGGTCTGTCGGCGGCATCGGATAAGATCGGCGAAGTCGTGGCCCTCATCACAGATATTGCCGACCGGACAAACCTCCTGGCGCTGAACGCCACGATCGAGGCCGCGCGCGCCGGCGAAGCCGGCAAGGGGTTCGCGGTTGTCGCCTCGGAGGTGAAGGGGCTGGCAAGCCAGACGGCAAAGGCGACCGACGAGATCCGTGCGCAGATTTCGGGGATCCAGGGTGCGAGTACCCAGGCCGTCATCTCCATCGAAGCCATCGGCAGCACGATCGCCAAGGTCAATGAAATTGCCTCCATGATCGCCGCCGCGGTGGAAGAGCAAAGCGCCGCCACAAGCGAAGTCGCCCGGAATATCGACCAGGCGGCAGCCGGAACCTCCGAAGTCAGCGAGAGCATCGGCATCATCAGCCTGGCTGCCAGCGATTGCGGCGTTGCCGCGACCCAGGTTCTGGCCGCGTCTTCGGAACTTGCGCACAAGGGCGAAGTTCTCAGAACGGGCGTCGATACCTTCCTGGCCGAAGTTCGCAAGGTGATCTGAAGCAGGGCCCGAAAGGCATAGCTGGTCAGGGCGAGGGGGATACCTTCAAAGGTGACCGGCTAACCGGCATGCCGGGCGGCGAAGCGGTCGAGTTCCCTCTGCTCGGGTGCCAGGCCGGTGAAGATCTCCACATACTGGGGAACGCGCTTCATGCGGACGGCGATGTCTTCCGCCGTCTGCATTGAGATATAGCCGATCTGGACCAGATAGATCGTGCGGGCCCGCACATCCGCGTGTGCCTCGTCGTGGCCGAAGCGAACGAGCATGCGTGCCAGGGCATCGAGCCGCTGCTGGTCGGCGCTGCGGACCTCGGCCAGAATCTCCGGCGCCTGAAGCGCCCAGCTGCGGACCGCGAATTCGAACCTGGCGTCGAACAGTGCGGTGTCGAACCAGCAGTCGAAAACGTTCAGCATCGCCTCGGCGACCGTCTCCGCATAAGCTTCCGACCGCTTGATCAGGTTGCCGGTGTTCTTTTCGCGCCAGCGCGCCACGAGCGCCTCCAGCAACTCCTCCCGGTCCTTGAAGAACCAGTAGAAGCTCGTCCGCGACAGTTTGAGCTTCTTTGCCAGCGGCATGATCTTGACGGCATCGACGCCGGATTCCAGCAGGACTTCATAGGCCGCTTCCAGCCAAAGGTCCGGAGATCCGCGCCAACCGCTCTCGTTCACAATCTGCTCCATGAGCGATCACCTAGCAAAATTATACAAGTGCGTCAATGAAATGTACCGTCCTGACTGGTGAGTTGACACTAATGTACATTTCTGCAAATGTTGCCGGAACGCTTAAACGGAGCCAGGCAGATGTCGAACGACCCACTCCTTCAGCCCTACCAGCTCAAACATCTGACGCTGCGCAACCGCATCATCATGACCTCCCACGAGCCGGCCTACCCGGAGGACGGCATGCCCAAGGGGCGCTACCGGGCCTACCATGCGGAGCGTGCCAGGGGCGGGGTGGCGATGACCATGACGGCCGGCTCCGCCGCCGTTTCCAGGGACAGTCCCCCTGTGTTCAACAATCTCCTGGTCTACAAGGACGAAGTGGTGCCGTGGGTCAGGGAACTGACCGACGCCGTGCACGAAGAAGGTGCGGCGATCATGATCCAGCTGACCCATCTCGGCCGCAGGACGCGCTGGGACAAGGAATTCTGGCTGCCGGTCGTCTCGCCGTCCCACAGCAGGGAGGCTGCACACCGGGCATTTCCGAAGAAGCTGGAAGACTGGGACATCGAGCGGATCATCAAGGACTACGCCAATGCTGCCGAGCGCATGAAGGCCGGCGGCATGGACGGCATCGAGCTGCAGGCCTACGGGCATCTGATGGACCAGTTCTGGTCACCGCTGACCAACGAGCTTGACGGTCCCTATGGCGGGTCACTCGACAACCGGCTGCGGTTTGCCTTCGACGTGATGACGGCGATCCGCAAGCGCGTCGGCCCGGATTTCATTGTCGGCATCCGTTATTCGGGCGACGAGATGCTGGAAGGCGGGCTTTCCAGGCAGGACGGGCTGGAGATTTCCAGGCGGCTGAAGGAAAGCGGCCTGATCGATTTCCTCAATGTGATCCGCGGGCATATCGACACCGATGCCGGGCTGACGGATGTTATCCCGATCCAGGGCATGGCCAGTTCGCCGCATCTCGATTTTGCCGGCGAAATCCGTGCCGCCACCAACTTCCCGACCTTCCACGCGGCCAGGATCCCCGACGTTGCGACGGCGCGCCATGCCATCGCCTCGGGCAAGCTGGACATGGTCGGCATGACCCGGGCCCATATGACCGATCCCCATATCGTCCGCAAGATCATGGAAAACCGGGAAGAGGACATCCGCCCCTGCGTCGGCGCCAATTACTGTCTCGACCGGATCTACCAGGGCGGGGCGGCGTACTGCATCCATAACGCGGCGACCGGCCGCGAGGAGAGCATGCCGCATGACATCGCCAGGGCCAAGAGGCGCAGGAAGGTGGTCATCGTGGGCGCCGGCCCGGCCGGAATGGAGGCCGCCCGGGTCGCGGGCGCGCGTGGCCACGAGGTGGTGGTCTTCGAGGCCGCAAGCCAGCCCGGCGGCCAGATCCGTTTGACGGCCCAGAGCCACCGGCGCAAGGAGATGATCAGCATCATCGACTGGCGCACGGCACAATGCGAGAAGTCGGGCGTCGTCTTCCGCTTCAACACCTGGGCGGAGGCCGATACCATTGCGGCGGAAACCCCGGATGTGGTCATCATCGCGACCGGCGGCCTGCCGCATACCGAGGTTCTTTCCAAAGGCGACGAACTCGTCGTCTCCTCCTGGGACATCATCGCCGGCGACGTCAAGCCGGGGGAGAACGTCCTTGTCTATGACGACGCGGGCGACCATGCGGGTCTGCAGGCCGCCGAACTGATCGCCAATACCGGTGCAAAGGTGGAGATCATGACGCCGGACCGTTCGTTCGCGCCCGAAGTCATGGCGATGAATCTGGTTCCCTACATGCGTGCCATGCAAAAGCTGGACGTCACCTTCACCGTGACCTACCGCCTTGAAGCCGTTGAAAGAGACGGCAATCAGCTGATTGCTCATATCGGCAGCGACTATGGCGGAATTGCAAAACGGCGCCCGTTCGACCAGGTCGTCGTCAATCACGGCACGATCCCGCTGGACGAGCTCTATTTCGAGCTCAAGCCCGCCTCCGTGAACCATGGCGAGATGTCCCATGATCAGCTGATCGCGGGCGTTCCCCAGTCCGTCGTGCGCAATCCGCAAGGCACGTTCCAGCTCTTCCGGATCGGCGACGCCGTTGCCGCGCGCAACACCCATGCGGCGATCTACGACGCGCTCCGGCTGGTCAAGGATGTCTAGGTTGGAACGCGGGGCACCGCCAAAGGGGCCCTGGTTTCAGCGATGCGAGATGATTGGTCGGGCCTAACTACAAAGCGACCTCTTTCTGAGGAGCTAACCTGCTGCGGATATTCACGGACGGATCTGAAGCCGCTCGGAGTTACCTCGGGCGAATGAAGTGAGACCCGGGCCTGCTCATTTCCAGAGCGCCTATGACCTGGCGCTCGAGGCTCGGCCGCATACGTGTCAGCTGCCTTGCCGAGCGGACAAGCGAGTGGGCCCCGGCTCTGCGCTTCGCTGGGCCGGGGTGATTCCGTGGGACAGGGGAGTGCTCCAGCACGTGAAACAGCTCAATTGAAGGGGATCGGGACGGCAAGACGGCGCCTGAAATGCGCAGCCGGCAAAAGCGACCCGCCGCATGATGAAAACCTGAGTTTTTTGATCAAGATCAAGTAGCCCTTCGGCGCGCGAGGGCATATTCGGTTTCAGACAGACCGGTTTGAGAGTGCGGGCACCTGAAGATGCTGACTGCAAGGATCACCACGACGGCAAGGCGAACATTATGGCTGCTGATCGGCTTCCTTGCGCTCGGGCTCGGCGCATTGGGAGCTGTCCTGCCTGTTCTTCCCACGACCCCGTTGGTCATCCTCGCAGCTTTTGCCTTCGGCAAGAGTTCGCCGGACCTGCAGGCACGACTTGAGTCCACCCGGCTTTTCGGGCCGGCCATCGCTGACTGGCGTGCCCACGGCGCGATCGCTCCGCGCTACAAGACGATGGCGATCGTCATGATGGCGGCCGTCTTCGCGGTGAGCCTTGGCATGTCCGTCGCGGTCACTGTCCTGATCGTCCAGGCGGTCTGCCTGACCGGTGCCGCGGTCTTCATCCTGAGCCGTCCAAGCCCGCAACTCCGTGTTGAAAGGCAGCCGGTGGTCTACTCGGACGGGGATACCCGGTAGGGCACGATCCCGCGCCGCGCGGGATCGATGAACGGCTCCTTGTCGATCGCCGGAAAGGCCCGCTGGTCGCAATTGTCTCTCGGGCAGATCCGGCAATTCACGCCGATCGGCTCGGGCGCGGAGATCTGGTCGATGTCGAGGCCGTCGGCATAGACGATCGCGTCCGCGTACTTCACCTCGCAGCCGATGCCGAGCGCGTATCGCCTCTCACCGGTCTTGTAGTCGGGCTGATGCTTGGTGACGCTCGTCGCCATGCACAGGTACTGGACGCCGTCCGGCATCTGCGCGACCTGTGCCGTAAACTTGTTGGAGTTCTGCTCGAACGCCTGATGGACGTTCCAGCGCGGGCACGAACCGCCGAAGCGGGCAAACTGAAAGCGCGTGGCGCTATGGCGTTTGACGACATTGCCGGCGCGGTCGATCTTGACGAAGTAGAACGGCAGGCCGTTCGCCCCGGGCCGCTGCAGGGTCGACAGCCGATGGCAGATCGTCTCGATGCTGACATCCATCTGGTTCGACAGCAGCTGGATGTCATGCCGGCATCTTGCCGCCGCCCGCAGAAACTCGTCGTAGGGCAGGAGAAGCGCCCCGGAGAAATAATTCCGCAGCGCCAGCCTGGCGATGCTTTCGGCTGATTTGGTCTTGAATTTAGCCCTGTCGACCTCTTCCAGGATCAGATCTTTCACGCACAATTCGGCGATCACGGAGCCGAGCAGAAAGTTCTTGGTCGACTGGGGAATGGCCCGGTAGATGGAAATCCTGCGGGTGTAGTCGTCCTGGCGGATGAGCGTGTCCTGGTAGTCCGGATGCTGTTCGACGGAGATGCTGAAACGGTCCTGAAGCCAGCGAGTCAGGCAGTCGAACTTGGAGGCGCCGCTCGGCAGGCCGATCTCGTAGGACAGCTTCTCGGCTGCCCGGTCGAGCGAATCGACGTAGTTGTCCATGTAGTGAAAATAGTCGCGGACATCGTCATAGGCGGATTTCTTCAGGCTCGCGCTGCCTTCGCCGGCGCCGTTCATATGCGCCAGATCGTCCTCGATGGCTTCGCGGTCATGAAAGCTGCGCAGGCTCCCGTAGAGATCCATGATCGCCTGGGTGATGCCGGGCGCGCGGGTCACCAGTTCGTGCAGTTCCTGCTTGCCGACGGACGAGCTGTGGAACTGGGTGTCGGCGAAGATTTCCTGCAGGTCCTGCATGACACGGTCGAGATCGTTCTTCTCGAAGGCCGCCAGGTCGGTGCCGAAGATCCGGTTGATGGACAGGAGAACCGAGGCGGTAACCGGTCTGTTGTTGTTCTCGATCTGGTTTACATAGGCGGTCGAAAGGCCGATCTTCTTTGCAAACTCGACCTGCGACAGACCGAAATCGGATCTGATCTGCCGCAGGGTATGCCCGGAATAGAGTTTTTTGCTCATGGGACAGATCCTCATCAATCCAAATGCAAAATATTAGCAATATGCTATATGCACTTTAACATTTTACAAAACTGTCATCATCGTGAAAAGTCTTTTGATCGACTGGATCACGACCAACCTGGAATGGAACGATGACGGCTCATTTTGCTCTGGACCCGATGACCGGCTTGCGCGAACACGGCAAACCCGCCGTGGGCAACATCCGTTGGCCGATCGATTTGCGCGATACGATGACCCCGCGGCAGCTGGAAATCATGCTCAAGCTGTGCGAGGGAAAGGTGAACAAGCAGATTGCCTACGAACTGGATGTCTCGACGGCAACGGTGAAGGTTCACATCCGCAACGCCATTACCCGGCTCGGGGCGAAGAACCGGGTGAACGCGGTGGCCATTGTTGCCGCCAACAGCGCGATTTTCCGCAACGCGATCAACTGATCCGGCGTGCCCGCGAAGCTCAGGACGCCTAGGCGCCCTTCTTGATCATCGCCGAGCGGATGCTTGCGACTTCCGAGGAGAGGAAGTTGCAGAAATCCCTGGCGACGATGGATATGGGGCGATGCGTGGGCGTGAGGATGGAAAGACTGTTCTGGACGCGGGGACGGAAGGGCCGGAAGACGATCAACGGTGGTCCCATGCCGAGCCGGCTGCTCTCCTGGGCCTTGTAGGCCGTGATCATGTCGCAGACCAGGGCGCATAGCCCTGCCTCGACAAAGCGCAGGCCGGGCGAGGCGGTCTGAAGCTCGAACCGCTGGTTGAAGCGCACACCCGCGTCGCGGAACCTTGCCAGTGTCTGCTTGTGGCTGCGATGCTCGTGATGGAGCAGCGCCAGCGGATAGCCGTCCAGTTCCGTCGGAGTTATCACTTCCCTTGCGGCCAGCGGGTCGCTCGCCGGAATGGCGCACATGCATTCAAGATCGAAGTCGACCTGGTCGAAGGAGTTGCGGGCACGCGGCGTCTCCGCGAAGCCGATGTCGTAATGCTGTGCCGCGATCAGTTCCTCGATCTCGGTCGACGTGCGGCTGGCGAGGGCGACCTTGACACTGGGCTTGTCGGCAATGAATTGCGCAAGGCTGTTTGGCAGAAAGTCGGCCACCGCTTCCGGGATGCCCGCAATGCGCAACTGGCCGTGCTCGCGGTTGGCAAGGCCCCGAAGCGTGCGCTTCGAAGTCTCCAGCCGCTCCAGGATGGCTTCCG is a window of Roseibium salinum DNA encoding:
- a CDS encoding sarcosine oxidase subunit alpha; protein product: MTRFRVSGRGRVDHDRPISFTFDGARIEGRAGDTVASALLANGVHLMGRSFKYHRPRGPVAAGSEEPNALIGTRRGKGRFEPNTRATVQEIWNGLEASSQNKYPSLKFDVGAVNDRAYMLFSAGFYYKTFMWPKSFWDKVYEPFIRAAAGLGVSPKEEDPDTYASRYLHTDVLVIGAGPAGLAAALNAARAGLRVTLVDENSEAGGTLLSEPQAEIDGVAAWDWISGALGELETLGVRIMTRTTAIGYYHQNMVGLCQKLTDYLETPDSQMPRERLWRVRAGQVILAQGALEKPLVFDGNDRPGVMLAGAAQTYLNRYGVRVGDRAVVATCHDSAWYAAFDLADAGTKIEAIVDTRAEVPAALHAGAEARGIPVLMSHTVTGTKGRLRVSSVRVNPVQAGKVGADRTLSCDCLLMSGGWTPSLHLFSHTKGSIAWDEDMQTFLPDRKTEACQIAGAGRGLWGIEAALNDGAAMGAEAARELGKASGDVSYAVAQDRPGSGVSHTELPTDRNPGAARAFVDYQNDVTAKDLRLAVREGMRSIEHVKRYTTNGMATDQGKMSNINGLNIAASALGRKQPEVGLTTFRPPYTPTTFGAFAGYHRGSHFAMTRKTPIDSWAEENGAAFEPVSLWRRAWYFPKAGEDMHAAVSRECRATRKSVGIFDASTLGKIEIVGPDAVEFMNRMYTNPWTKLAPGRARYGLLLGDDGFIRDDGVIGRLADDRFHVTTTTGGAARVLNMMEDYLQTEWPDLKVWLTSTTEQWSTIALNGPNARKLLAPFVEGLDISDEAFPHMSVAECTVAGFPARLFRISFTGELGFEVNVPARHGRALWEKLWEAGRQYDICAYGTETMHVLRAEKGYIIIGQDTDGTVTPHDAGISWAIGKNKPDFVGKRGLERSDLKAEGRKQLVGLLTEDGKTRLEEGAQIVLDPNQPKPMKMVGHVTSSYHSDAAGQPIAMALVEGGHARMGETVFIPMTDSVIKAKVTGTVFYDPDGERLKL
- a CDS encoding sarcosine oxidase subunit gamma; the encoded protein is MTAHIHAFTPGLLASSSAVTVTLLAPVARLSLRAREAELPALSTALGIELPTRVGARAASGTTEVLCLGPDEWQILAAEADAPGLIAACAGVYDQAPHSLTEITDREISVQIEGPKAADLLTLGCPRDIDRLSEGEGRRTLLDGSTVVLWRDGADRFRVDIWRSFAPHVLSLLETGCAELAMD
- a CDS encoding PAS domain-containing protein; the protein is MAREACLTGVEQFFDEDEIIVSKTDLKGRMTYCNDVFLRIAGYGEQECLGQPHSMIRHPHMPRCIFQLLWETIQDGREIFAYVMNRCKNGDHYWVIAHVTPSRDGDGNIVGYHSSRRVPDRGILEGTIMPLYERLLAEEQRHGNRKDGLRASMAMVKDLLSDKNMQYDEFVARLQAA
- a CDS encoding HAMP domain-containing protein, whose protein sequence is MFSNEYKSAVRKAVKVCEAVADGDFEARIVNITEKGEAGRLLHAINRLIDRSDAYIRESRASLEYVASNKYFRRIAVRGMTGAFGEASRTVNTAMDTMEHRVAEFSRVVQLFEAQMKEVVDLGRLSGNGTGGLGNDAGELDLVGQGAGHIGCRCCRTRVRECRLGCSGNGADDEFGRRDQSSGERILTHHRRCGCRSRADDAGHQRSVGGIG
- a CDS encoding methyl-accepting chemotaxis protein is translated as MTRDISGLSAASDKIGEVVALITDIADRTNLLALNATIEAARAGEAGKGFAVVASEVKGLASQTAKATDEIRAQISGIQGASTQAVISIEAIGSTIAKVNEIASMIAAAVEEQSAATSEVARNIDQAAAGTSEVSESIGIISLAASDCGVAATQVLAASSELAHKGEVLRTGVDTFLAEVRKVI
- a CDS encoding TetR/AcrR family transcriptional regulator, translating into MEQIVNESGWRGSPDLWLEAAYEVLLESGVDAVKIMPLAKKLKLSRTSFYWFFKDREELLEALVARWREKNTGNLIKRSEAYAETVAEAMLNVFDCWFDTALFDARFEFAVRSWALQAPEILAEVRSADQQRLDALARMLVRFGHDEAHADVRARTIYLVQIGYISMQTAEDIAVRMKRVPQYVEIFTGLAPEQRELDRFAARHAG
- a CDS encoding NADH:flavin oxidoreductase — encoded protein: MSNDPLLQPYQLKHLTLRNRIIMTSHEPAYPEDGMPKGRYRAYHAERARGGVAMTMTAGSAAVSRDSPPVFNNLLVYKDEVVPWVRELTDAVHEEGAAIMIQLTHLGRRTRWDKEFWLPVVSPSHSREAAHRAFPKKLEDWDIERIIKDYANAAERMKAGGMDGIELQAYGHLMDQFWSPLTNELDGPYGGSLDNRLRFAFDVMTAIRKRVGPDFIVGIRYSGDEMLEGGLSRQDGLEISRRLKESGLIDFLNVIRGHIDTDAGLTDVIPIQGMASSPHLDFAGEIRAATNFPTFHAARIPDVATARHAIASGKLDMVGMTRAHMTDPHIVRKIMENREEDIRPCVGANYCLDRIYQGGAAYCIHNAATGREESMPHDIARAKRRRKVVIVGAGPAGMEAARVAGARGHEVVVFEAASQPGGQIRLTAQSHRRKEMISIIDWRTAQCEKSGVVFRFNTWAEADTIAAETPDVVIIATGGLPHTEVLSKGDELVVSSWDIIAGDVKPGENVLVYDDAGDHAGLQAAELIANTGAKVEIMTPDRSFAPEVMAMNLVPYMRAMQKLDVTFTVTYRLEAVERDGNQLIAHIGSDYGGIAKRRPFDQVVVNHGTIPLDELYFELKPASVNHGEMSHDQLIAGVPQSVVRNPQGTFQLFRIGDAVAARNTHAAIYDALRLVKDV
- a CDS encoding YbaN family protein, which codes for MLTARITTTARRTLWLLIGFLALGLGALGAVLPVLPTTPLVILAAFAFGKSSPDLQARLESTRLFGPAIADWRAHGAIAPRYKTMAIVMMAAVFAVSLGMSVAVTVLIVQAVCLTGAAVFILSRPSPQLRVERQPVVYSDGDTR
- a CDS encoding helix-turn-helix domain-containing protein is translated as MSKKLYSGHTLRQIRSDFGLSQVEFAKKIGLSTAYVNQIENNNRPVTASVLLSINRIFGTDLAAFEKNDLDRVMQDLQEIFADTQFHSSSVGKQELHELVTRAPGITQAIMDLYGSLRSFHDREAIEDDLAHMNGAGEGSASLKKSAYDDVRDYFHYMDNYVDSLDRAAEKLSYEIGLPSGASKFDCLTRWLQDRFSISVEQHPDYQDTLIRQDDYTRRISIYRAIPQSTKNFLLGSVIAELCVKDLILEEVDRAKFKTKSAESIARLALRNYFSGALLLPYDEFLRAAARCRHDIQLLSNQMDVSIETICHRLSTLQRPGANGLPFYFVKIDRAGNVVKRHSATRFQFARFGGSCPRWNVHQAFEQNSNKFTAQVAQMPDGVQYLCMATSVTKHQPDYKTGERRYALGIGCEVKYADAIVYADGLDIDQISAPEPIGVNCRICPRDNCDQRAFPAIDKEPFIDPARRGIVPYRVSPSE
- a CDS encoding helix-turn-helix domain-containing protein → MTAHFALDPMTGLREHGKPAVGNIRWPIDLRDTMTPRQLEIMLKLCEGKVNKQIAYELDVSTATVKVHIRNAITRLGAKNRVNAVAIVAANSAIFRNAIN